In Paenibacillus sp. FSL R7-0345, a single window of DNA contains:
- a CDS encoding KamA family radical SAM protein, whose amino-acid sequence MQKVRYITDINKMEMLPEAERSRLKEVTDKFVFRANDYYLSLINWEDPEDPIRKLVIPAEGELMEYGQWDASDEEANYVVNGCQHKYRTTALLIVSEVCGAYCRYCFRKRLFRNDVKEASSDVTAGIEYIAAHPEINNVLLTGGDSLILSTTKLRFIIESLRAIPHVKIIRLGSKLPVFNPMRISQDPELLELIRTHSTVEKRIYIMAHINHPREITPEAKRAVRALHDAGAIIVNQTPVLKGINDDPAVLGELLDRLSWAGITPYYFFINRPIAGNREFVLPLEQVYRIVEEAKARTSGLGKRVRLSMSHSSGKIEILAIEDGKAYLKYHQSRDQEYGKFMILDCPEDAEWFDDLPGNEQYWSKPVKKSAGVIPVPLQV is encoded by the coding sequence GTGCAAAAGGTACGATACATAACCGACATTAACAAAATGGAAATGCTGCCTGAAGCGGAAAGATCGCGGCTCAAAGAGGTCACGGACAAATTTGTGTTCCGGGCGAATGACTACTATTTATCACTGATTAATTGGGAGGACCCGGAGGATCCCATCCGCAAGCTTGTTATTCCCGCTGAAGGTGAGCTTATGGAATACGGCCAGTGGGATGCCTCTGATGAGGAGGCCAACTACGTCGTTAATGGCTGCCAGCATAAATACCGGACCACCGCGCTGCTGATTGTCTCCGAGGTTTGCGGTGCCTACTGCCGCTATTGCTTCCGTAAACGGCTATTCCGCAACGATGTCAAAGAAGCCTCCTCCGATGTCACCGCCGGAATCGAGTATATCGCCGCCCATCCTGAAATCAACAACGTCCTGCTAACTGGTGGAGACAGCCTGATTCTCTCAACGACCAAGCTGCGTTTCATTATTGAGAGCCTTAGAGCTATTCCACACGTCAAAATCATCCGCCTCGGCTCCAAGCTGCCGGTATTCAATCCGATGCGTATCTCTCAGGACCCTGAGCTGCTGGAGCTGATCCGCACCCACTCTACTGTAGAGAAACGAATTTATATTATGGCGCATATTAATCATCCGCGGGAAATTACACCTGAGGCCAAACGGGCCGTAAGAGCCCTGCATGATGCCGGCGCGATTATCGTCAATCAGACTCCGGTGCTTAAGGGCATTAACGATGACCCTGCTGTTCTGGGTGAGCTGCTGGACCGCCTGTCCTGGGCCGGAATCACGCCCTACTATTTCTTTATTAACCGGCCGATCGCCGGCAACCGTGAATTCGTCCTGCCGCTTGAGCAGGTATACCGGATCGTCGAAGAAGCCAAAGCCCGAACCTCAGGCCTCGGCAAAAGAGTCCGGCTCTCCATGAGCCACTCCTCCGGCAAAATTGAAATTCTGGCTATTGAAGACGGCAAAGCCTATCTTAAGTACCACCAGTCCCGCGATCAGGAGTACGGGAAATTCATGATTCTCGACTGTCCGGAAGATGCCGAATGGTTCGATGACCTCCCCGGAAACGAGCAGTACTGGAGCAAGCCTGTGAAGAAAAGCGCGGGTGTCATTCCGGTACCTCTTCAGGTTTAG